One Cellulomonas soli DNA window includes the following coding sequences:
- a CDS encoding Glu/Leu/Phe/Val family dehydrogenase produces the protein MTAQAAPSAPSAPSAQHGAPSPLLTARAQLAEAVEILGYDDGLHQMLATPRREMHVAVPLRRDDGRTVLFHGYRVQHNISRGPGKGGLRYAPNVDIDEVRALAMWMTWKCAVVDVPYGGAKGGVTIDPRVHSAGELERVTRRYTSEIAPIIGPERDIMAPDIGTNEQTMAWVMDTFSVNRGYTIPAVTTGKPLTIGGSLGRPTATSRGVVHTARAALADAGVGLEEVSAAVQGFGKVGAHAARFLHEAGTRVVAVSDEYGGLVHPDGLDVPALMRHVAATGSIRDFEGGTPIDNEALLGLDVDMLVPAAVEGVLDARTAGAVKARWVVEGANGPTTSDGDRVLADRGVVVVPDILANAGGVVVSYFEWVQANQAYWWTEQEIEERLEHRMLSSYASVAGMARSEGITLRDAALVIGVRRVAEAHQVRGLYP, from the coding sequence GTGACCGCACAGGCCGCACCGTCTGCACCATCAGCACCCTCTGCACAGCACGGCGCACCCTCCCCCCTGCTCACCGCACGGGCCCAGCTCGCCGAGGCCGTCGAGATCCTCGGGTACGACGACGGGCTGCACCAGATGCTCGCCACGCCGCGTCGGGAGATGCACGTGGCCGTGCCGTTGCGTCGTGACGACGGCCGGACCGTGCTGTTCCACGGGTACCGCGTGCAGCACAACATCTCGCGCGGCCCCGGCAAGGGCGGTCTGCGCTACGCGCCGAACGTCGACATCGACGAGGTCCGCGCACTCGCAATGTGGATGACCTGGAAGTGCGCGGTCGTCGACGTCCCCTACGGCGGCGCGAAGGGCGGCGTGACGATCGACCCGCGCGTGCACTCGGCCGGCGAGCTCGAACGGGTCACCCGCCGGTACACGAGCGAGATCGCGCCGATCATCGGCCCGGAGCGGGACATCATGGCGCCCGACATCGGCACGAACGAGCAGACCATGGCCTGGGTCATGGACACGTTCTCGGTGAACCGCGGCTACACGATCCCCGCGGTGACGACCGGCAAGCCGTTGACCATCGGCGGCTCGCTCGGACGCCCGACGGCCACCTCGCGCGGTGTCGTGCACACGGCACGCGCCGCGCTCGCCGACGCGGGGGTGGGCCTCGAGGAGGTGTCCGCGGCGGTGCAGGGCTTCGGCAAGGTCGGCGCGCACGCCGCGCGGTTCCTGCACGAGGCGGGGACCCGGGTCGTCGCGGTCAGCGACGAGTACGGCGGCCTCGTGCACCCCGACGGCCTGGACGTGCCGGCGCTGATGCGCCACGTGGCGGCGACCGGGTCGATCCGGGACTTCGAGGGCGGGACGCCGATCGACAACGAGGCGCTGCTCGGGCTCGACGTCGACATGCTGGTGCCCGCTGCCGTGGAGGGCGTGCTCGATGCCCGGACCGCGGGGGCCGTCAAGGCGCGCTGGGTCGTCGAGGGCGCCAACGGCCCGACGACCTCCGACGGCGACCGGGTCCTCGCGGACCGGGGTGTCGTGGTCGTCCCGGACATCCTGGCCAACGCCGGGGGTGTCGTCGTCTCCTACTTCGAGTGGGTGCAGGCGAACCAGGCGTACTGGTGGACCGAGCAGGAGATCGAGGAGCGCCTCGAGCACCGCATGCTCAGCTCCTACGCGTCCGTCGCCGGGATGGCCCGCAGCGAGGGGATCACGCTGCGCGACGCCGCCCTGGTGATCGGCGTGCGGCGTGTCGCCGAGGCCCACCAGGTGCGCGGCCTCTACCCCTGA